Genomic window (Leptolyngbya sp. 'hensonii'):
TGGACAGTGGCTGGATTTGTCCTCTTGCCAACCTATCTGCCGATTTTACTGCCATTGCTATTGCTGGCTCTTTTATAGCCCTTCTCTAGCCCGTGAGATTTGCAGATTGGCAGGGATTTTCCTACACTGCTAGACGAGGGAAACGAGTCCCGATCGCGGCTGCTTATTTGGAGTGAACTTGAACCATGTACGACTGCATTATCGTGGGCGCGGGTCCTGCAGGTGCCAGTGCGGCTTACCATCTGGCCAAACGGGGACGTTCCGTTCTGATTGTGGAGAAGGAAGCCTTACCCCGCTATAAACCCTGTGGGGGTGGTGTTTCTCCGATCGTTGCCCAATGGTTTGACTTTGATTTCACTCCAGCTATTTCTTTGAAGGTGAGCACGATTCGCTATACCTGGAAAATGGAAGACCCCGTGGAGGCCAAACTTCATACCAGTGAGCCGGTGTGGATGGTGCGGCGAGATGTCTTTGACCACTTTCTGGTCCAGCAGGCCCAGAAACAGGGGGCTGAACTCCGACAGCACACGGAGGTGACTGGCGTCGAATTCAAGAGCGATCACTGGCAGGTGAATACGGCTCAGGGGCCTGTGGAGGGGCGCTATCTGATTGCGGCGGATGGAGCCAAGGGACCGATGGCTAAGTGGTTGGGCTTTAAGGAGCGGAAGCGTCGCCTGGCCGGGGCTCTGGAAGCAGAAACCCCAGCTCAAATTGAGAATGGGCATATCGCCCACTTTGAATTTGGTCTGGTTAAAAACGGTTATATCTGGAATTTCCCCAAGGCGGATGGGTACTCGATCGGCGTTGGGACCTTTCGAGGTGGGGGCGAGCAGCAAGACTTCAAGGGTATTCTCAATCAGTACGGCACCCTGTTTGGGGTCAATGTGTCAACCAGCAAGCAATATGGCCACCCGCTTTGTCTTTGGGATGGCGATCAAAAACTCCATACCCAGAATGCGCTTCTGGCTGGAGAGGCGGCCTGTGTGGTTGATCCATTCACAGCAGAGGGCATTCGGCCTTCCATGTTTACCGGTGTGAAGGCAGCCGCTGCGATCGACCAGGCCCTGGGGGGCGATCTGAATGCCTTGGAAGCCTATACCCACCTGATTGCAGCAGAATGGGGGAGCGATATGGTTTGGGCTCAACGATTGGCAGGGCTGTTTTATCGGATTCCTGGTATTGGTTACAAGATTGGGGTCAAACGTCCCACAGCTACCCAGAAGATGGGCAAAATCCTCTGTGGAGAACTCCGATACAGCGAAGTTGCAGGCAGTGCCATCAAACGCCTGAGCGCTAACCTGATTCCAGGCATGGGGGGATAAGTCCCCCCACCCTGTTAACGTCCAGCCACCAGAGCTTTCCGGTCTGCTAGTAGGGTTTGGGTTGCCGATGCCCCTAGATGATTGATCTGGCGGATCAGCTTCAGGTTCAACAGCACTAGGGCGGAACATTGAGCCAGCAGACTGAATACAAAGCCCGATAGAACCCCATGCTCCAGGGCGATCCAGTGAAACCCGGTTAATAACCACCACTGGGGCGAAAATTCGGGTTCCATGGACAAAATAGCTAGAACCATGGAGGGCAAGACCAGCAACAGACTCAGGTTAATCGTGGCCCACATACTCCGTTTCGGGGAGCGGAGCAAGAGCAGGAGTTGGGCGATCGTCCCATAGACCAACCATACCAGGGTATTCAAGCCCAGGCTGAGCAAGGCGGATGCCTTAGGAAAAGCTGCATTTGTCCCCAATAGAATCCACGGGGCCAGGATCAGGCCCATGATCAGTGTTCCCAGACCGATCGTCAGCACAGCCGGACTCTTTTCTCCCCAGACTAAGTCCTGCCAGAGGGATGTTTTACCAGTTTCCCCTTGTTCTCGCCGATAGCGGGCCCAGTCGATGATACTCTGGCGCTGGGGTGAGAGGGCCAGGGCCAGACCTAGGAACAGAACCAAATTTAGTAGAAAAATTTGTTGATAGTTTTTCAGTACCCAGGTGGCAATCAGCCCAAGAGTATTTGACGTGTGCTGAATATCGTAGGCATATCGATCGTTCAGGGTGTAGTCCTGAACGGCAAATCCCAGAAGGAAAAGATTAAAGCAGGCCACCAGACCATAGCTTTGCCCTTTGCTAAGTACGGGCGCACCTGGGTGATGGAAACAACGCTCCAGACCCTGCCAGCACCAATACGTCCACAATCCATAACTTAGCAACATAAAGCAAGCAGTCCCCAGGAAGCTACTGCCTAGAGGCGCATAGAAAAACTGCCAGTGACTCAGGTTTTCAAATCCAGGTGGAAGGGATGAGGTATGGTTAACAGAAAAGACTTGATTGAAATGGGGAAACAGGGCAGCAGGGCACAGAAGTGCAAACCCGTAATTCAGGACTTGATTCTGGGAGGCAAAGCCAGAATCCCCACACAGTAATAAGAACAGCATGCCTAGTAGGCCAGCACTCAGCCAAGCCTGGAAACCACCCAGCCAGGTACTGGTTAAGCCCCAGAGCAGGGCGGCGCTGTAGAAAAAGGCGCAGCAGCCAATCAGAACTGCGTAAAAGCCGAGGATCTGGCCGATCGGAATCCCTGCCGAGAATCCAGCCCAGAGATGGAGGGGAACGGCCAGAATCGCCGTCAGATAGAGCAGGATGGGAACACCCAGCAGCTTTCCCACCAGCACCTTCGAGGCCGATTGGGGGCTGAGGCGAATGAAATTGAGGGTACCCCGGCGGTGCTCCCAATCCAAATCGCTGACCAGTAAATAAATGCCACCGATCGACAAAACAAACAGACCGACCAGACTGATGAAGAAAAAGATATCCTGCCACCAGAAGGACCAGTTGATCAAGCGTTCCAGATTAGCTACTCCCTCTCCATTACAGGCCATCTGCTGTCCATCAACGCCTAACCGCAAACAGTAGCGATAACTGTCGTTGGAGACCTCATTCCAGTAGTACAGGAGCGTCAGAGTTTGCCCCAGAAGGGAGCCACCCAGGGTCAGAAGTAGGTTACGGGATTGGAGGCGGCCTTTCAGCTCCCGAAAGAGTTGGGGGTTCCAGTCGCCAATGTGATCTAGCAAATTTAGAGCCATGGGAAGATCTCCAGGGGATGGGGAGGAGGGGAAACGGTTGTCCGCAATCTATGATCCGAATGCTTTGATTATGACAAAACTTGCCTCTTTACCAGGGCAAGGGAAACGGGGCAGGTTAGGAGCTTTGCTGGTGCTCCAGTTTCATGAAAATGGATTCCAGGTCTTCCTGGGTAGAGTGGAATTC
Coding sequences:
- a CDS encoding geranylgeranyl reductase family protein — translated: MYDCIIVGAGPAGASAAYHLAKRGRSVLIVEKEALPRYKPCGGGVSPIVAQWFDFDFTPAISLKVSTIRYTWKMEDPVEAKLHTSEPVWMVRRDVFDHFLVQQAQKQGAELRQHTEVTGVEFKSDHWQVNTAQGPVEGRYLIAADGAKGPMAKWLGFKERKRRLAGALEAETPAQIENGHIAHFEFGLVKNGYIWNFPKADGYSIGVGTFRGGGEQQDFKGILNQYGTLFGVNVSTSKQYGHPLCLWDGDQKLHTQNALLAGEAACVVDPFTAEGIRPSMFTGVKAAAAIDQALGGDLNALEAYTHLIAAEWGSDMVWAQRLAGLFYRIPGIGYKIGVKRPTATQKMGKILCGELRYSEVAGSAIKRLSANLIPGMGG